GATGGAGGTCGTCAGCACGGGCCAGTCGGTCTTGCTGTCGATCCAAGCGTCCAGCTGGTCCTTCATCTGCGACTGGCGCAGGTAGAGGTGCTTTGTTTCGCGCATTTCCAGATCGGTCGAGCCGGAGATGGTCGAGTGCGGGTTGATCAGGTCGACGGGGTCAAGCTGCTTGGTGCAGTTGTCGCACTGGTCGCCGCGCGCCGAGTCAAAACCGCAGTTGGGGCAGGTGCCTTCGATATAGCGGTCGGGCAGGTAGCGGCCATCGGCGTGGCTGTACATCTGCGTTTCGGACACTTCGCGGATCAGGTCCTTTTCGGCCAGCACGCCGGCGAAGTGCTGGGTCAGCGCCTTGTTCTGATCCGACGACGAGCGGCCGAAGTGGTCGAACGACAGGCGGAAGCCTTCGGCGATCTTGGCCTGAACTTCGTGCATTTCGGCGCAATATTCGGCGACGGGCTTGCCCGCTTTGGTAGCCGCCAGTTCGGCCGGGGTGCCGTGTTCGTCCGTAGCGCAGAGGAACAGGACTTCGTTGCCGCGACCACGCTGGTAGCGGGCAAAAAGGTCCGCCGGAAGCTGCGAGCCGACGAGGTTGCCGAGGTGCTTGATCCCGTTGATGTAGGGGATAGCCGAAGTAATGAGGTGCCGTGCCATAATATCGTCCTGTTCGGGGTTAGAAGCCTTTTAGACTCGACAGAACGCGGATGCCAGCACAGAGCGGCTTTCGCCGTTCGTTTGAGTGGGGTATGCAAAAGGTGGAGCAGACTAAAGAGGATCTTCGAAATGAAGACGTTCGTTTTTGCAGTTGCCGTTGCGCTGGTGGGGACCGTTGCGCAGGCACAGGATTTTTATGCAGGCGCGGTTTACGACCTTGTCCTTCCGCACTCGGGTGAGGACGCATCGCCCGTCGACCTGTTGGGCGGTGTGCGTTTTGGTGACGGTCAAGTGAGCTACGGCGCTGAGGCCGATCTGGGCCTGTCGGGCGACGCGGAGTATACGCCGATGCGCCTGCGCGGCATCGTTCGCAATGATATGGGTCGCTATGCGCTTTTGGGCAGCATTGGTTACACCAGCTACGATCTGGATGCTGGCGGCACGACCGACGGCTACAACTTCAGCCTGGGTGGCGATATCGAGATCACTCCGATGATCGACCTGCGGCTCGAAGTCATGCGGGATATGATGCCCGACTATTCGACCAACGTGACCAACGTGCGGATCGGGTCGGTCTACAATTTCTGAATGAAAACGGGGCGCCAGTGGCGCCCCGCTTTCGTTACTGGGCTGTGTAGCCGCCATCGACGAGGTGGTAACTGCCAGTGATGAAGCTGGCATCGTCCGACAGCAGGAAGCAGGTCAGATTGGCGACCTCCTCGGGCGTGCCCAGGCGCTTCATCGCGTGCTGGTTTGCCAGATAGTCCATGGTGTCCTGATCGAGGTTCGCATCGAGCAACGGAGTCTTGATAAAGCCTGGTCCGACCGCGTTGATGCGGATGCCTTTGTCGCCGTATTCGAGCGCCGAGGATTTGGTCAGGCCGAGCAGGGCGTGCTTCGTGGCGACATAAGCGCTGGAGCCAGCGATACCGACAGAGCCGAGGATCGAGGCCATGTTCACGATGGACCCGCCGCCTGCTTTTTGCATCGCGGGGATCGCGTAGCGCATTCCGTAGAAAACGCCGTGCAGGTTCACGTCGATGACCTTTTTCCAGCTATCGACCGGATATTCGCCGACGGGGGCGTTTGCGCCGCCGATGCCTGCGTTGTTGACCAGCAGATGCAGGCCGCCGCCGAAGTCCTCGGCTGCTTTGACCATCGCCTCAACCGAGGCGGCATCGCCGGTGTCGACTTTCGCCGCTTTGGCGTTTTCGCCGACTTCAGCGGCGATCTCTTCGGCATTTTCCATGCTGATGTCGGCCACGATGACCTTCGCACCATCGGCTGCGAGCTTTTTGACGATCGCTGCACCGATACCCGAGCCACCGCCGGTGACGATCGCAGTTTTTCCTTTGAAATCATAAGTCATTCTGAAAATTCCTGTCTTGGGAGTGACAGGATTTACCTAGGTGCTAACCCCGTTTCGGACCATGATCTGGATCATGTCCCTTGCACACAGCGCATGTTCGCACAGGACTGGAACACATTCGGGCACTTGCGCCTCGTGCCTGCGGGGTTAGGCTGCGCGCAAAGTTTAGCTGCAAGGAATTTCCCAATGAAAATGATCCCGCTTGGGAACACCGATGTCATGGTTTCGGACCTCTGCCTCGGTACGATGACCTATGGCACCCACACGCTCGACGATGATGCGCACCGCCAGATCGACATGAGCCTCGACGCCGGTATCAACTTCCTCGACGTGGCCGAGATGTATCCGGTCAATCCGGTGAAGAAAGAAACAGCCGGCATGTCCGAAGAAACGCTGGGCCGTTGGTTCAGCAAGACCGGTCGCCGCGAAGAGGTCGTGCTCGCCACCAAAATCTCCGGCGACAGCGCGATACTGCGTCCGGGTGGTTTCAGCAAGGCCAACATGCGCGAAGCAGTCGAGAATTCGCTGCGCCGTCTGGAGACCGATTACATCGACCTCTACCAGCTGCACTGGCCGAACCGTGGCAGCTACGCATTCCGCCAGAACTGGACCTTCGATCCGTCCAAGCAGGACAAGGAAGCCGAGTGGGCGAACATGATCGGCGTCATGGAAGCGGCCAAGGAACTGGTTGCCGAAGGCAAGATCCGCCACATGGGTCTGTCGAACGAAAGTGCGTGGGGCACGATGAAGTGGCTCGACGCGGCCGAGGAAACTGGCGGCCCGCGTATGGTGTCGATCCAGAACGAATACTCGCTGCTCTACCGCATGTTCGACACCGACATGGCCGAGGTTTCAGTCCACGAAGACGTCACGCTGCTGTCCTATTCACCGCTGGGCTGCGGTCTGCTGACGGGCAAGTACCAGAACGGCGCGCTGCCGGAAGGCTCGCGCATGTACATCAACGGTGATCTCGGCGGCCGCAAGACCGACCGCGTGTTCGATGCGACGCAGGCGTATCTCGATATCGCGGCAAAACACGGCCTCGATCCGGTGCAGATGTCGCTGGCGTGGCAGGCAACCCGTCCGTTCCCGATTTCGGCGATCTTCGGCGCGACCAATGTCGGTCAACTCGAAGTCATCCTCGCAGGTAAAGATCTGGTGCTGTCGCAGGATGTCATCGACGACATCGAAGCCGCCCACAAAGCGTGGCCGCTGCCGTACTAATCAAGCTCTCGACCGAGGCGCGCCACAGCGTGCGCCTCGTCATCATTCTTGAAGAACGGAATATCCTCGGGCGGGCCGTCATTGCCGATGGTCCGCTCGAGCTCCGCTAGCACCACCTCGGTGATGAATGGCAGGTCGAACTGACGCGCGTTCTCCAGCGGCACCCACTGCAAATGTCCCAGCTCGTCCTCCGCCCGCGAAAAATCGTCGGGGTCGGTGGCAAGCCGTTCGGCATCCGCCACAAAGAACCGCGCATCGAAGCGGCGGGGGCGGCCTTGGGGCGTCACGGCGCGGAAGAAATAGGTGAGGGCAGAAGCGTCGGGCAGATAGCCCGCCTTGGCAAAGCCGCGCCACCCTTGCGGTGCGTCCGGCCAATCGCCGCGCTGCCCTATGATGTGACCGGTTTCTTCCCAAAGCTCGCGGATCGCGGCGGCGGCGAGCGTGTGCGGGCTGGCGCTGCTCGCCTCCATCAGGCGCTTTTCACAAACCGGAGTCAGGGGGGCGGAAAATGACACCGTGCTGTCGTTGGGATCGACCGCACCGCCCGGGAAAACAAATTTCTTGGGCATGAATACCGCGCCTTCGCCCCGCTGCCCCATAAGCACCGAGGGTCGGGTATAACGGTCGCGCACGATGATAATCGTTGCGGCGTCGCGAATTGCGGTCTTGTCGATGGTCATTGCCCCTCCCGTTCAGGATGAGGCGCTGGCTCCGAAACCGTGCATGCGCTTGGCCCATTGGATCGCAACGATCAGGCCCTTCATCCTTGGCAAAAGGTAGAGTGAAAGCGCAACGCATCCAACCGTGAAAATCGTGGCCAGCACCAGCGGTTCAGGGCGGAATTTCTCGAAAACCCACAGGATCGTCGGGGCCATCAGGTGACCCACGATCAGGATGGTCAGATAGGCAGGGCCGTCATCCGCGCGGTGGTGCGACAGCTCTTCCTGACAGGACGGGCAGCGGTCGGTCACTTTGAGGTAGCCGGTAAACATATGTCCTTCACCGCAGTTGGGGCAACGGCGGCGCAGTCCGCGCAGAAGCGCGGGCTTCATGGGGCGTTCTTCCAGATCGGTCATGGCGGCGAGTGTCATCCGGTTCTCCTGCGATTCAACCCAAATGCTATTTCTTGGCTGCAAAATAAAGGGGGCAGACCGTCGCCGCGTCCGGATGTCGCAAACCTCCGCTGATTTGCGGGTGTGTGAAAAAAAATTCAGGTCAATGCGACGGAAGTCGTAGGGACCCCCGTTCTAAGGGCACCTTGGGAGTTGAGGCCCGGGGTTCAGACAACCTCGAAAGGGAACAAAATGAAGAACAAGATCGTAATCGCATCCGTCGTTGCCGCTCTGCTTGGCACTGCTGCCTTCGCTGCCGGCCCGAACGGTATGCGTGGTCACGCGCCAATGGACTTTGCGACGCTCGATGTGAACGGCGACGGATCGGTGACGCTCGAAGAGCTGGAGTCGATCCCCGCCACCAAGTTCGCCGAAGCGGACACCGATGGAGACGGTGTCCTGTCGCAGGCTGAACTCGAAGCCATGATTTCGGCGCAGATGGCCGAAATGGCGACCAACCGCGCCGCAATGATGCTGGAGCGGATGGATACTGACGGCGACGGTGTCCTGTCGGCTGAAGAAATGCAGCCCGCAGATGGACGCGGTCCCGCCGCCATGTTCGAGCGTGTGGACGCTGATGGCGACGGCGTTCTGACCGAAGAAGAGTTTGCAGCGGCTACCGAGCGCATGGGCGGTCACGGTGGCGATCGCGGCAAGGGCCACGGCCCGCGCGGTGATCACGGCGAGCGCGGTGAAGGTCATGGCCTCCGCGGTCAGGCCGATGTCGACACCGACACCGAAACCACTGAGTAACACCAATAGTCAATCGGCGGTGCTTGCGCCGCCGATTGCGCCGGAGCGTGAAGACGTTTAGCTCTGACGGACGATGGATATGGCCTTTGACCACTTTGCCGGTGCGCCCGATGAGGCACTTCTGGTCGCCTTCGCAAACGGCGATCAGACCGCTGCCCGTTTGCTGGCGACACGGCTCGCGCCGCGCGCGATAGGTCAGGCGTTCCGTTTGCTACACGACAGGGCCGAGGCCGAAGACGTCGTTCAGGAAGCGATGCTGCGACTTTGGCGGATCGCACCCGAGTGGCGACAGGGCGAAGCGCAGGTGTCGACGTGGCTCTACCGCGTTGTCGGCAACCTTTGCATCGACCGTCTGCGCAAACGCAAACGCTCGGTGGGCATAGACGAGATTGCGGAGCCGGCTGACGATACGCCGTCGGTTTCGGACCGGATGCAAGACAACGCTCGGCTGCAGGCGCTCTCTGACGCGCTGGCCGAAATGCCGGACAGGCAGGCGCAAGCTGTGTCGCTCAGGCATCTGGAAGGTCTCGGTAATCCTGAGATTGCCGAGATCATGGAAATTAGCGTCGAGGCTGTAGAAAGCCTCACGGCGCGAGGAAAACGGACGCTCGCCAAGATACTGGCGGGCCGTAAGGCGGAACTGGGGTTTGGCAATGACTGACAAACACGACCACTTGGATGATTTCGAACTGGACGCCCTTTTTGCGAGCGCGCGAAAGGCCGACCTCGAACCGTCGCCGGATTTTATGGCGCGGCTCTTCGACGATATCGACTTGGTGGCCGCCGAGGCCCCGCCTGCGGAAGAGCCTGCAGTGCGCGGAGGTCTTTTCGCGTCGATCTGGGACGCCGTCGGCGGCTGGATCGGGGCAAGCGGGCTTGCTGCCGCAACGGCGGCGGGGGTCTGGGTCGGTGTTGTTTCTCCGTCCTCGCTTGATAATGTGACGAGCGCGTTTTTTGGCGATAGCGTGTCTGTCTCGCTCTTTGCGAGTGACGATGTCTTGGGAGTCGATGGCTGAAAATGACCGAGAAACCTAAATCCCGTATGCGTCTGGGCCTGCGTATCCTGCTGATCGCATCGCTCGCGCTGAACCTGATGATTATCGGTCTGGTTGTCGGCGGTATCGCCAAGGGCAAGCCCCCGCGTTCGTTCGGTGGCGGCTACGATTTCAGCCTTGGCGCTGTCGGTGCCGCGCTGGACGAAGACGACCGCCGCGCGCTGCGCGATGACCTGCGCGGCCGTGAAGACCTGCGTCCGCCGCGCCGCGAAGAGTTGACCGCTATGCGTGATGCCTTCACCGCTGCCATTATTGCCGAACCTTTTGATCGTTCGGTGTTGGAGACGCTTTTTACCGAGCAGCGTGATCGTCAGTTCGAGGTCATGCAGGCGGGGCAGCAGGCGATGCTCGACCGGCTTGACCAGATGTCGTCGGACGAGCGCAAAGCCTTCGTCGAGCGCCTTAATCGCCGTGACTGGGGGCGAGGTGGACCAGGGCGCGACGATCACTAAACTCAGGCGGCCGTGACGAGGGTGACCTTGTTGCGGCCCATTGATTTGGAACGATAGAGCGCGTCATCGGCGCGCGACATGACGGTGGTAAAGTCCTTATCCGCTGTCGTTCCCATCGCCACCCCGATCGACATCGTGACCCGCGCTTCACGTCCGCAAGGAAGCATGATCGGCGTGTCCTCGATATGGTTCCGAACACGCTCTGCGGTGCGCTGTGCGTTGTGGATCGAAGTTTCGGGCATGGCGACGAGAAACTCCTCGCCCCCGATCCGCGCCACGAGGTCGAATGCACGGACGTTGCTGCGAATACAGTCGGCCACGGTGCGCAGGACCTCATCCCCGCCCACATGCCCGAAGGTGTCGTTCACCGTTTTAAAGTGATCGATATCCAGCATCATTAGCGCAAAATCCTGATCCTTCTGGTTCGCTCGTTCCGTCAGAGCGGTCAGGTAGGGCTGCGCATAGCGGCGATTGTAGAGCCCGGTGAGTTCGTCGGTGACAGCCGCCTCAAGCCCGGTGCGCACCGTATCACGCAGCTTCTTCATCCGTGCGACGCGCTTCAGGAGCGCTCTGGTCCGGATCGCAAGTTCAGCCATCAGCGAATCCCGCATCGCGACATCATCGGCACCTAGATCGAGCACCATCGCGGCAAGGTTGCTGGCATCGTGCGGCAGGATAACGAGCTGCGCGGCGTGACGGCTTTCGGGACGGCTGCGGAGGTCGGCTATCAGTTGGAAAAGCTGTCCGTCGTTGCTCATCCCGTCCGTATGACGGCTGTCGACAATGAAAAGATCGGGCCGTTCGGCATCTGAGCCCGCCTGATGGACCTGCTCGGGCGACAGCAATTTGACCTGAGTTCCCAGTGCTTGCGACATCGCGCGGGAAAGTCCGATGGTGGTTGGCGACGCCACGCCGACGACCGCGACCTTGTTGGGCAGGATCAGCGGTTCGGACACCTCGGCAAAGCCGAACGCTTGGCTGGTTTCATTGCGTAGACGGAGCTCGGCATCGGCTTCACTCGCCCGAAGCAGACTGCGGATG
Above is a window of Marivivens aquimaris DNA encoding:
- a CDS encoding SDR family NAD(P)-dependent oxidoreductase — translated: MTYDFKGKTAIVTGGGSGIGAAIVKKLAADGAKVIVADISMENAEEIAAEVGENAKAAKVDTGDAASVEAMVKAAEDFGGGLHLLVNNAGIGGANAPVGEYPVDSWKKVIDVNLHGVFYGMRYAIPAMQKAGGGSIVNMASILGSVGIAGSSAYVATKHALLGLTKSSALEYGDKGIRINAVGPGFIKTPLLDANLDQDTMDYLANQHAMKRLGTPEEVANLTCFLLSDDASFITGSYHLVDGGYTAQ
- a CDS encoding aldo/keto reductase — protein: MKMIPLGNTDVMVSDLCLGTMTYGTHTLDDDAHRQIDMSLDAGINFLDVAEMYPVNPVKKETAGMSEETLGRWFSKTGRREEVVLATKISGDSAILRPGGFSKANMREAVENSLRRLETDYIDLYQLHWPNRGSYAFRQNWTFDPSKQDKEAEWANMIGVMEAAKELVAEGKIRHMGLSNESAWGTMKWLDAAEETGGPRMVSIQNEYSLLYRMFDTDMAEVSVHEDVTLLSYSPLGCGLLTGKYQNGALPEGSRMYINGDLGGRKTDRVFDATQAYLDIAAKHGLDPVQMSLAWQATRPFPISAIFGATNVGQLEVILAGKDLVLSQDVIDDIEAAHKAWPLPY
- a CDS encoding NUDIX hydrolase, which produces MTIDKTAIRDAATIIIVRDRYTRPSVLMGQRGEGAVFMPKKFVFPGGAVDPNDSTVSFSAPLTPVCEKRLMEASSASPHTLAAAAIRELWEETGHIIGQRGDWPDAPQGWRGFAKAGYLPDASALTYFFRAVTPQGRPRRFDARFFVADAERLATDPDDFSRAEDELGHLQWVPLENARQFDLPFITEVVLAELERTIGNDGPPEDIPFFKNDDEAHAVARLGRELD
- a CDS encoding DUF983 domain-containing protein encodes the protein MTLAAMTDLEERPMKPALLRGLRRRCPNCGEGHMFTGYLKVTDRCPSCQEELSHHRADDGPAYLTILIVGHLMAPTILWVFEKFRPEPLVLATIFTVGCVALSLYLLPRMKGLIVAIQWAKRMHGFGASASS
- a CDS encoding EF-hand domain-containing protein; translated protein: MKNKIVIASVVAALLGTAAFAAGPNGMRGHAPMDFATLDVNGDGSVTLEELESIPATKFAEADTDGDGVLSQAELEAMISAQMAEMATNRAAMMLERMDTDGDGVLSAEEMQPADGRGPAAMFERVDADGDGVLTEEEFAAATERMGGHGGDRGKGHGPRGDHGERGEGHGLRGQADVDTDTETTE
- a CDS encoding RNA polymerase sigma factor gives rise to the protein MDMAFDHFAGAPDEALLVAFANGDQTAARLLATRLAPRAIGQAFRLLHDRAEAEDVVQEAMLRLWRIAPEWRQGEAQVSTWLYRVVGNLCIDRLRKRKRSVGIDEIAEPADDTPSVSDRMQDNARLQALSDALAEMPDRQAQAVSLRHLEGLGNPEIAEIMEISVEAVESLTARGKRTLAKILAGRKAELGFGND
- a CDS encoding periplasmic heavy metal sensor, which gives rise to MTEKPKSRMRLGLRILLIASLALNLMIIGLVVGGIAKGKPPRSFGGGYDFSLGAVGAALDEDDRRALRDDLRGREDLRPPRREELTAMRDAFTAAIIAEPFDRSVLETLFTEQRDRQFEVMQAGQQAMLDRLDQMSSDERKAFVERLNRRDWGRGGPGRDDH
- a CDS encoding diguanylate cyclase; protein product: MSGRILILDSVATNRIVLKVKLCCAHYSVYPCASINEARRVMSEVPIDLVLADVSDCNGLKALCNSRIGRDGNVKVPIIGIGNISSPELRLKALELGVDEVLPRPLSDMLLHARIRSLLRASEADAELRLRNETSQAFGFAEVSEPLILPNKVAVVGVASPTTIGLSRAMSQALGTQVKLLSPEQVHQAGSDAERPDLFIVDSRHTDGMSNDGQLFQLIADLRSRPESRHAAQLVILPHDASNLAAMVLDLGADDVAMRDSLMAELAIRTRALLKRVARMKKLRDTVRTGLEAAVTDELTGLYNRRYAQPYLTALTERANQKDQDFALMMLDIDHFKTVNDTFGHVGGDEVLRTVADCIRSNVRAFDLVARIGGEEFLVAMPETSIHNAQRTAERVRNHIEDTPIMLPCGREARVTMSIGVAMGTTADKDFTTVMSRADDALYRSKSMGRNKVTLVTAA